The sequence TCATTGACGAGATACTCGCCATGCGGAAAAAAGGCGTCAGTCTATCCGATGCCGTGGTGCTCTACCGCACCAACGCCCAGTCGCGGCCTTTTGAAGAATTGCTTCTGCGCGAGCGCATCCCATATCGCATAACCGGGGGAACGCGGTTTTACGAGCGAAAAGAAGTAAAAGACATGCTGGCGTTCCTTCGGTATCTAAAAAACGAAAACGACCGCTCGGCCCTGGAGCGCATTATCAACATTCCTCCTCGCGGCATTGGCAAGGTAGGCCTTGAGCGCATTGTGGAGCGGGGATTGGACGCCGCCGCCGACGCGTCCCCCGCGGCCCGTGATTTTAAGGCGATGGTGCGGCTTTTGCGCGAAAAACAACCCACGCGACCGCTGGCGCAGTTTATCAAAGAACTTTTGTCGGCCATTAACTATAAAAATTATCTGCGCGAAGCCTACGCGTCCTCGCGCACCTGGCGCGCCGACGAATTTGAAGAACGGTGGGAGAATATTGAAGAACTCATCGGCACCGCAAAAAAATACGACCAGATATCTCCGGCGACGGCGCTCGAAAACTTCCTTGAAGATATCGCGCTTTTTTCAAGCGCCGACACTATTGATGTAAGCGGCGGCATGCTCAACCTTATGACCATGCATCTTGCCAAGGGACTTGAATATCCCATTGTTTTTTTGGCCGGCTGTGAAGAAGGTCTTCTACCCCACGCGCGCAGTATCTATGACCCAGAGGCGCTGGACGAAGAACGCCGGCTTTGCTATGTGGCCATCACGCGCGCAAAAGACCTGGCGCACCTCACGTTCGCAAGAGAGCGGACGACCCACGGCGAACGCTCACGGCGCCTTCCTTCAAGATTCATTTCCGAGATTCCCGAGCACCTGGTGCATTACGAAGGTCACGATTTATCCGAGCCGGAACTCATTGAAGAATGGGAGACGGATTGAAGTGAGGCGATGGCAAGTAAACCCCAGAAGACGACCGAGAGGTCGTTTTTCCAATAAAGCGTGTCAACCGCACCGTGGAGTAAGATATAGAGTATGACGATGAATGCCAAATGTCCGAGATCCAATGTCCAATTGTCGAGGGTTTGTTTGAAGAACCACCAAAGAAGAAGCAAAAACCCGACAAGGCCCAAAAGGCTTGTTTGCAGCCAGAATGCCAGATAGATGTTGTGTGGCTGTGGGACTGCCCACTCAAGATACGGCGGGTAGTTTTTTTGTTCTGCAAGATACCGGTCCTGAAAATTTCCGGGGCCGATGCCGAAAACAGTATTGTCTTTCCCGATGACAAGTGCGCTCCGCCAAATCATCATGCGCGACGAGGCGGATGAACGCTCGGGAACATAAAACATTTCTTGCAGAAACGGCCAGAAGCGAGTAGCGAGAAAAGGCGTGAGCGCTCCGCCGACAATAACAATGACAATAACAATGACGCGAAACTTCGCTGTAAGCCGCGGAACGAACAAGCCAAGGACAAGCGCTCCCACAACTCCCACCCAGGCACCAAAGGACCCCGTAAGATATAACACGGCAAGAAGCGAGACCAGGGCCATGCCAAACAATATGCGTTTTTGTTTTGAACTTGTAACCACAAACCGCCATAGCATAATAAGCGCCGCGGGCGCCAGATACATCGCCAGATGATTCGGAGATTCAAAGAATGCGCGCAATCTTCCGTCGTATGTCACACTGCCCGCAAAAACATATCCAAGCGCAATAAGCGCCACACAAAGACCCGAGACGGCGTATGCGGAAAAAAGTTTGCGTCTTACATTGTCGCCCGCATTTCGTATGAGCAGGAACATAAGGAACGGATCAAGGAACCACCCCTTGATTATGCCCAATGACCGGAGCGTGGGATTTAGGGCGACAGAAAAAATAACGCCGAGCACGAGAAGTAAAAGCCCCGCGCGGAACATATGTTCGCGCGGCAGAGAAAAAAGTTCTTTAAACGCGCCCTTTCTGCTCGCCTGCGCGCTCGCGATAAAAAATGCAATATACAGCAATGCTTCAAACAATGTCGTAGGAATGCCAAATACGCCGAATCGCACAAGATACAGCGGCGTAAGTCCGAAAAGAATTATGGGAATGTGATACATAAAAACTTTATGGATTTTTAGCTGATTCGGCGGCGGCGAGCATTAACAATACAAATATTGCCGGGGCCCAGAGGGGATTCTCAAAAAACGCATGCGTGGAAAATCCCACAAGAGCGCCGACAAACCCCATCGTAAGAACATTGGAAGAAAAATTGTCCGTTTTACATGACCGATAAAGCCCAGAAAAAATCGCCACCAAAAGCAATATAAAAACGACAAGGCCCGGAAGTCCTGTCTCAACCGCTATATCAAAATACAGATTATGCGCCGTAATGGGATTGCGGATGCCCACGCTGCCGTCTTCGGCGACGGCATAATTTCCAAGTCCCGCGCCAAAGGGATGTTGCAAAGTTTTTTCCGTAGCATCCCTCCAGATATCAATGCGTCCCGCATTGGAACCTTCCGCAACATCAAAAGACGAAACAAGGCGTCCGACAACCGGAGCTCCCGCGATAAACAGAACAAACAATGCCGCTGCAACCAGAACAAGATAGGGCGCAATGCCGTGTTTCAATTTTTTCCACGAAAGCGCAAGGACGACAATGGTACTTGCAAGGAACCCCAGATATCCGCCGCGCGAAAACGTGAGAAATAGACAGACTACAAAAAGCGCATAGAGCGCGGCGAGAAACGTGAAACGTTTTCTGTCTTTTGCCGCAAGAAGCATGGACAGCGCCAAGGAAGATACGAACACAAGATAGAACGCGAACATGTGCGGATCGGGAAAGAACGCGAATGCCCGCAGATAATCGGCTCCTCCGATGTTCACAAACCAGCTGGGATATTCGGCAATAAGCGCGCCAAATTCTTCTCCGTGCAGATATGGCGCGAGTCCCGCAAAAAAACGAAAGAGATCTTCCGTTCCGAAAAAGAACTGCAAAATAAATTGCGTAATGCCCAAGAGGGCGGCCACAATGCCCCCCGCTAGAAGAAATTTTATCAACGAAGCCCGGCTATCGGGCTTTTCTTTAAAAAGCGCGGCGATGGCAGGAAGCAGAGGAGTAAGAGACCAAACATATAAAAGTTTCCGCAAAGCCCACGAAACTTCCACGGCAAAAAATGTCGCAAGAGACGCGACTACTAAAAATAACCCCAAAAGCAATGCGGGGCGCGTTTTTAATTCTGGGAGGAATGTTTTTGGATATTTTAAAAATACCGTAAACCAGAACATCGGCACCAAAACTCGCAAAAGAACAAGGTCAAAGCCGGGAAAGGGGTTGAGCGCGACAGAGAAGGGGAGCAAAAAAAATAAAAGCGCAAGACCCCGCGTGGGCCACCGCAAAAAAAAGAGAAAGCTTATTGTGGCAATACCAATGGTTATCACGAGCGCCATGTAGACAGTATACCACGTCCCAGTAAGTGAAATGTGAAAAACCAGACGGTCTTAGTTCGTCTGGTTTGGAATTTGCTTTATTGTATAATCTCTTTTATCTAAACCGACTCTTCTCCCCCAGCGAAAACTTACTTATGCTTTTGGGCGCAAAGCGCTGGGGTAGCTCTTTTAAATTAAGCATGTCTGAAACCTTCCTAACAACGTCATTCTGTTTTTCTGTAGAAAGAACCGGACTAGGTTCCGCGCCGCGCAAGAATTTCTCCAAATCCTCAAGTCGTAGAATCTCAACTAGATCGACTTTGTTATTTACCAAAAGTCGCGTGCCGGGTGCAGTGAAAACTAATATAGGACGAACGAAGGTAATGCCAAAAGATGCACCGATTCTCTCTTGAGCCCAGCGCGCTTCCCGTCTCGCCTGGGAGAGATAGTTTTGTAAAAAACCATTGACTGTTATTTCCTTATTCCGTGCATCATATTCAATTTTTCCCGTAACTTCTTTTGCTTCAATCGCAAACAGACCATTCGGTCCAATAACAAGAAAGTCGATATCTGCGGTCCCAGGTCCATCTGTCAGATTTTTGAAAAAAACAAAATGAGGGGCTAGCCCCTGAAGCACGTTCCAAACCTTTTGCTCACCGTTAATGCCTTTTTTGAATGCCGTCTTGGTGTCTTTGAGTCGTTCAATTAAGATGATGACACCTGTGGCGATAAAACAAAGAAAAAGAAGGGCGATTGCCTTTAAAAAAACCTGATGAATCGCTCCTCCAAGATAAAAAGAAAGTAATACGAGAGCAGTAATAGCAACGCTTTCGAAATATTCAAGCTGATTCACTTTTTTCTTTAAGTAGTTCATCTCTAAGAGCGGGTACTTATAGAAGTATACCCGAAGTAAAAACAGCCTGCGAGGAACTATTTTAAAGAGGGCCTTGCCAGTCCCCGAATCTCCGCGACAGAAACCGCTTTTAGCAAGAATGCGAAAGCGCCATAACTTACTGCCCCTATAAGAAGAAGTATAAGGATGGACTGCGAAGAGAAAAGAAAAAGCACGAAGACCATAAGCACGCTTGCAAGCGCGATGCGGGGAATTCG comes from bacterium and encodes:
- a CDS encoding 3'-5' exonuclease, with translation IDEILAMRKKGVSLSDAVVLYRTNAQSRPFEELLLRERIPYRITGGTRFYERKEVKDMLAFLRYLKNENDRSALERIINIPPRGIGKVGLERIVERGLDAAADASPAARDFKAMVRLLREKQPTRPLAQFIKELLSAINYKNYLREAYASSRTWRADEFEERWENIEELIGTAKKYDQISPATALENFLEDIALFSSADTIDVSGGMLNLMTMHLAKGLEYPIVFLAGCEEGLLPHARSIYDPEALDEERRLCYVAITRAKDLAHLTFARERTTHGERSRRLPSRFISEIPEHLVHYEGHDLSEPELIEEWETD
- a CDS encoding nuclease-related domain-containing protein gives rise to the protein MNYLKKKVNQLEYFESVAITALVLLSFYLGGAIHQVFLKAIALLFLCFIATGVIILIERLKDTKTAFKKGINGEQKVWNVLQGLAPHFVFFKNLTDGPGTADIDFLVIGPNGLFAIEAKEVTGKIEYDARNKEITVNGFLQNYLSQARREARWAQERIGASFGITFVRPILVFTAPGTRLLVNNKVDLVEILRLEDLEKFLRGAEPSPVLSTEKQNDVVRKVSDMLNLKELPQRFAPKSISKFSLGEKSRFR
- a CDS encoding O-antigen ligase family protein, with product MALVITIGIATISFLFFLRWPTRGLALLFFLLPFSVALNPFPGFDLVLLRVLVPMFWFTVFLKYPKTFLPELKTRPALLLGLFLVVASLATFFAVEVSWALRKLLYVWSLTPLLPAIAALFKEKPDSRASLIKFLLAGGIVAALLGITQFILQFFFGTEDLFRFFAGLAPYLHGEEFGALIAEYPSWFVNIGGADYLRAFAFFPDPHMFAFYLVFVSSLALSMLLAAKDRKRFTFLAALYALFVVCLFLTFSRGGYLGFLASTIVVLALSWKKLKHGIAPYLVLVAAALFVLFIAGAPVVGRLVSSFDVAEGSNAGRIDIWRDATEKTLQHPFGAGLGNYAVAEDGSVGIRNPITAHNLYFDIAVETGLPGLVVFILLLVAIFSGLYRSCKTDNFSSNVLTMGFVGALVGFSTHAFFENPLWAPAIFVLLMLAAAESAKNP
- a CDS encoding O-antigen ligase family protein produces the protein MYHIPIILFGLTPLYLVRFGVFGIPTTLFEALLYIAFFIASAQASRKGAFKELFSLPREHMFRAGLLLLVLGVIFSVALNPTLRSLGIIKGWFLDPFLMFLLIRNAGDNVRRKLFSAYAVSGLCVALIALGYVFAGSVTYDGRLRAFFESPNHLAMYLAPAALIMLWRFVVTSSKQKRILFGMALVSLLAVLYLTGSFGAWVGVVGALVLGLFVPRLTAKFRVIVIVIVIVGGALTPFLATRFWPFLQEMFYVPERSSASSRMMIWRSALVIGKDNTVFGIGPGNFQDRYLAEQKNYPPYLEWAVPQPHNIYLAFWLQTSLLGLVGFLLLLWWFFKQTLDNWTLDLGHLAFIVILYILLHGAVDTLYWKNDLSVVFWGLLAIASLQSVSHSSMSSGSDKS